One window of the Dermacentor andersoni chromosome 10, qqDerAnde1_hic_scaffold, whole genome shotgun sequence genome contains the following:
- the LOC140213540 gene encoding uncharacterized protein — MIHRVSNKRGGLRGRDALRLAHAFVTSRILYSVPYLRTTKKHDERIDAIIRKVTKRALDLPVATCNAKLLALGVLNSYQELKEAHLVNQYTRLSQTVSGRHLLDRLHIQHECIPEETCRLPELWRHKLWVPPLPRNMDTQTQEGTRKARARALEHQYGLKQGVYYVDVAGPSPTGFYTAAVVHQDQRVNGLSYRAFNSAQAEEVAIALAASDPNSKVIITDSRRACEHYLAGEVSPLAYRILQRAVRESDPSPKRIIWTPGHQGLRGNEAADAAARALTHRAPQPDSSGSEIRQPLLRFREILADYCERHRLFPVPAKGLSKADERTLRRLQTNTLLCPAIAKHFDPKVDGRCPHCGEVSDNFHMV; from the coding sequence ATGATCCACCGCGTTTCCAACAAACGCGGCGGGTTGCGGGGCAGGGACGCGCTTCGGCTCGCCCATGCCTTCGTAACCAGCAGGATCCTATACTCCGTACCCTACCTTCGAACTACAAAGAAACACGATGAACgcatcgacgccatcataaggaaGGTTACAAAGCGAGCTTTGGACCTCCCGGTGGCTACCTGCAACGCTAAGTTGTTGGCTCTAGGTGTGCTTAACTCCTACCAGGAGTTAAAGGAGGCCCACCTTGTGAACCAATACACGCGACTCTCGCAGACGGTGTCCGGGCGTCACTTGCTAGACCGCTTGCACATACAACACGAGTGCATTCCAGAGGAGACATGCAGGCTTCCGGAGCTCTGGCGTCACAAGCTCTGGGTCCCTCCACTCCCGCGCAACATGGACACGCAGACACAAGAAGGCACACGAAAGGCGCGCGCTCGGGCTCTCGAACACCAATATGGATTAAAGCAGGGTGTATACTACGTTGATGTGGCAGGGCCGTCGCCCACTGGATTCTACACGGCTGCCGTAGTTCACCAGGACCAACGAGTTAACGGACTTTCCTACCGCGCTTTCAACTCCGCGCAGGCCGAGGAGGTTGCTATAGCACTTGCCGCCTCGGACCCAAATTCGAAGGTAATCATCACAGATTCGCGCAGAGCCTGTGAGCACTACCTGGCGGGCGAGGTATCACCTTTAGCCTACCGCATTTTACAGCGAGCCGTGAGGGAATCGGACCCCTCACCCAAACGCATTATTTGGACTCCGGGCCACCAGGGCCTTAGAGGTAACGAGGCTGCAGACGCGGCCGCCCGAGCGCTTACCCACCGGGCACCTCAACCAGACTCTTCCGGCTCAGAGATTAGACAACCGCTTCTGCGGTTCAGGGAAATTCTGGCAGACTATTGCGAACGTCATCGGCTTTTCCCGGTCCCTGCTAAGGGCCTGAGTAAGGCCGATGAACGAACACTGCGGCGCCTGCAGACAAACACCCTGTTGTGTCCTGCAATAGCAAAACATTTTGACCCAAAAGTTGATGGGCGATGCCCTCACTGTGGGGAAGTCTCCGATAACTTTCACATGGTGTGA